From the genome of Cytophagia bacterium CHB2, one region includes:
- a CDS encoding anion transporter, with the protein MINSLDHLTIFIFVVTYLGIAFGRIPGLQIDRTGIAIFGAIALMVAGALTVEQATSTVDYSTLLLLFGLMILSAQLRVAGFYRLVAKHVLTFAHRPLTLLIGIVTSSALLSSVFANDIVCLAFTPVLCEVAQTSKRNPLPYLIALATSSNIGSVATLIGNPQNMFIGQVSNLEFGRYLLVMTPVTLLGIAANVGVVRLFWRDEFKTSPEASAITQLPHELATLKPDYRSIKKTLIITGLLLLAFLAGWPRELCALAAAALLLPSRRNPAEKLFALVDWNLMMLFIALFVIVGALQERGLMAQALASLSSRGFALDQPVIFVTLCTILSNLVSNVPAVLLMQDIPRDSQTLWYLLAMASTLAGNLTLLGSIANLIVAEKAAGYGVRLKFGDYVKIGLPLTLTTLIIGTVWVLLVT; encoded by the coding sequence ATGATCAATTCGCTTGATCACCTTACCATTTTTATCTTTGTCGTAACCTACCTCGGCATTGCCTTTGGCCGAATTCCCGGTTTGCAGATCGATCGTACCGGCATTGCGATTTTTGGGGCGATTGCGCTGATGGTCGCGGGCGCGCTCACGGTGGAACAAGCCACCTCGACAGTCGATTATTCAACGTTGTTGCTGCTCTTCGGCTTAATGATTCTTTCCGCGCAATTGCGCGTGGCCGGTTTTTATCGACTGGTGGCGAAACATGTTCTCACCTTTGCCCATCGCCCGCTCACACTTTTGATTGGGATTGTCACTTCCAGCGCCCTGCTCTCGAGCGTTTTCGCGAATGACATCGTTTGTCTCGCCTTCACGCCCGTGCTCTGCGAAGTCGCACAAACTTCAAAACGCAATCCATTGCCTTATTTAATCGCGCTGGCAACCTCGAGCAACATTGGCAGTGTCGCGACGTTGATCGGCAATCCACAAAACATGTTCATCGGCCAGGTTTCCAATCTGGAGTTTGGCCGCTACCTGCTCGTGATGACGCCGGTCACACTGCTGGGCATTGCCGCCAACGTCGGGGTTGTGCGCCTGTTTTGGCGCGATGAATTCAAAACCTCGCCGGAGGCCAGCGCGATCACGCAACTTCCGCACGAACTGGCGACCTTGAAGCCGGATTATCGCTCGATCAAAAAGACGCTGATCATCACCGGTTTGTTGTTGCTGGCTTTTTTAGCGGGCTGGCCGCGCGAGCTTTGTGCGCTGGCCGCCGCGGCGCTGTTGTTGCCCTCCCGCCGCAATCCCGCGGAAAAACTTTTTGCGCTGGTGGATTGGAATCTCATGATGCTGTTCATTGCGTTGTTTGTCATCGTCGGCGCGCTGCAAGAACGCGGCCTCATGGCGCAGGCGCTGGCGAGCTTATCGTCACGCGGATTTGCGCTCGACCAACCCGTGATCTTTGTCACGCTTTGCACGATCCTGTCGAATCTCGTCAGCAACGTGCCTGCGGTTTTGTTGATGCAGGACATTCCGCGGGACTCGCAAACGCTGTGGTATCTGCTCGCGATGGCGAGTACGTTGGCCGGCAATCTAACCTTGCTCGGCAGTATCGCAAATCTCATCGTCGCGGAGAAGGCGGCGGGCTACGGCGTACGCTTAAAATTTGGAGATTACGTCAAAATCGGCTTGCCGCTAACGCTGACTACATTGATCATCGGCACAGTCTGGGTTTTGCTGGTGACTTGA
- a CDS encoding TerC family protein — MDIWLWLGFLLLVALMLALDLGVFNRHAHVIKAKEALLWTAFWILLALVFNVAIYFMYESNWLNIGNADGELLPGGQAALQFFTGYIVEKSLSLDNIFVIAVIFSYFKVPAMYQHRVLFWGIVGAVILRGAMIVAGTALIERFTWMTYIFGGLLIATAVKMMITRHETLEPDKNPLVRLARRFYPVSKDFEGQHFFTHLEGRRAMTPMFLVLLVIESTDVLFAIDSIPAIFAVTHDPFLVFTSNIFAILGLRSLYFALAAMMDKFRYLKHSLVFVLSYVGVKMILTHHHPIPTTTSLIVIASLLTVGILASIYAGRRDPVPLASPLPREITGGEK; from the coding sequence ATGGACATCTGGCTGTGGTTGGGTTTTCTGCTGCTAGTCGCATTGATGCTGGCGCTCGATTTGGGCGTGTTCAATCGCCACGCTCATGTGATTAAAGCCAAAGAAGCGCTGCTCTGGACGGCATTTTGGATTCTGCTGGCGCTGGTTTTCAACGTTGCCATTTATTTCATGTATGAAAGCAACTGGCTGAACATCGGCAACGCAGACGGGGAATTGCTCCCGGGCGGCCAGGCCGCGCTGCAATTTTTCACGGGATATATTGTTGAGAAATCCCTCAGCCTCGACAATATCTTCGTGATTGCCGTTATCTTCTCTTATTTCAAAGTGCCGGCGATGTATCAGCATCGCGTCTTGTTTTGGGGCATCGTTGGCGCGGTAATTTTGCGCGGCGCGATGATCGTGGCGGGGACGGCCCTCATCGAACGTTTCACCTGGATGACGTACATTTTCGGCGGCTTGCTCATCGCCACCGCCGTCAAAATGATGATTACCCGCCACGAAACGCTCGAACCTGACAAAAATCCGTTGGTACGTCTGGCGCGCCGCTTCTATCCGGTGAGCAAAGATTTTGAGGGCCAGCATTTTTTCACACACCTCGAAGGGCGGCGCGCCATGACGCCGATGTTTCTGGTTCTACTCGTCATTGAAAGCACGGACGTCTTATTCGCGATCGATTCGATACCGGCGATTTTTGCGGTGACGCACGATCCTTTTCTCGTCTTTACTTCGAACATCTTCGCTATACTCGGTTTGCGCTCGCTTTATTTTGCCCTCGCCGCGATGATGGACAAGTTCCGCTATCTCAAACACAGCCTGGTTTTCGTTCTGAGTTATGTCGGCGTCAAAATGATTCTCACGCATCACCATCCCATCCCCACCACGACGTCTCTCATCGTTATAGCCAGCTTGCTGACGGTGGGCATTCTCGCCTCGATTTATGCGGGCCGCCGCGATCCCGTACCGCTCGCCTCGCCGCTGCCGCGTGAAATCACGGGCGGCGAAAAGTAA
- a CDS encoding MFS transporter, whose protein sequence is MLTLTGGAFLVDYALQFEASNALIGLLAAIPFLAQLVQVPSIYLIEKYRVRRAICVFGSALARLFLLAVCTIPFFLAGATALAALTACILGYAVFGAISGCSWNSWMRDLIPQNRLGAFFAKRMALMAGFGIVLNLSAGFYIDWFADYFHTAKVFGYSILFLAGASAGLLGVYVISRIPEPRMPTTEKHLPFSAMLLQPFKEKNFRRLIMFQGAWNFAINLAAPFFTVYMLTMLGLHMRAIITLQVLSQIMNLLFFRIWGRLSDRFSNKSVLSVAGPLYIICIFVFTFTTLPNKYLLTMPLLIVIHIFMGIATAGVTLATGNIGLKLAPQGQATAYLAANSLVNSTAAGIAPILGGNFVDVFSDYALSWTVRWKSPAGEMTFETLDLQHWDFFFILACLVGLYAMHRLAKVKEVGEVEEEIVVLELIAEARRFMLNLSTIAGLRAALQFPFSLLGTSFKRPNSQTKPGDT, encoded by the coding sequence ATGCTCACCCTCACCGGCGGCGCTTTTCTGGTTGATTACGCGCTGCAATTCGAGGCTTCGAATGCCCTCATCGGTTTATTGGCCGCCATCCCGTTTCTTGCGCAACTCGTGCAGGTTCCCTCCATCTACCTCATCGAAAAATATCGCGTGCGCCGGGCGATTTGCGTGTTCGGTTCTGCTCTCGCACGGCTATTTTTGCTGGCTGTCTGCACCATTCCCTTTTTTCTGGCCGGTGCAACTGCATTGGCGGCGCTGACGGCTTGCATTCTTGGTTATGCGGTTTTCGGCGCCATTTCCGGCTGCAGTTGGAATTCCTGGATGCGCGACTTGATTCCGCAAAACCGCCTGGGCGCATTCTTCGCCAAGCGCATGGCGTTGATGGCCGGCTTCGGCATCGTGCTCAATTTGAGCGCCGGGTTCTATATCGATTGGTTCGCGGATTACTTTCACACCGCTAAAGTTTTTGGCTACTCGATATTGTTCCTGGCAGGCGCCTCTGCAGGTTTGCTCGGCGTCTATGTCATTTCCAGGATTCCCGAGCCGCGCATGCCCACCACCGAAAAACATCTGCCGTTTTCCGCCATGCTGCTGCAACCGTTCAAAGAAAAAAACTTCCGGCGATTGATCATGTTTCAAGGCGCCTGGAACTTTGCCATCAATCTGGCGGCGCCGTTTTTCACGGTGTACATGCTCACCATGCTCGGCCTGCACATGCGCGCTATCATCACCTTGCAAGTGTTGAGTCAGATTATGAATCTGCTCTTCTTTCGCATTTGGGGACGTTTGTCCGATCGCTTCAGCAACAAATCCGTGCTGAGCGTGGCCGGGCCGTTGTACATCATTTGCATTTTTGTTTTCACCTTCACCACGCTGCCGAACAAATATCTGTTGACCATGCCGCTGCTCATTGTTATTCACATTTTCATGGGAATCGCGACTGCCGGTGTGACGCTGGCCACCGGCAATATCGGTTTGAAACTTGCACCGCAGGGACAGGCGACGGCTTACTTGGCCGCGAACAGCCTGGTGAATTCCACCGCGGCCGGCATTGCACCCATTTTGGGCGGAAACTTTGTGGACGTTTTTTCGGACTATGCGCTGTCGTGGACAGTGAGATGGAAAAGTCCGGCAGGCGAGATGACATTTGAAACTCTCGATTTGCAGCATTGGGATTTCTTTTTTATACTCGCATGCCTGGTCGGTTTATATGCCATGCACCGACTTGCCAAAGTCAAAGAAGTCGGCGAGGTGGAAGAAGAAATCGTTGTACTTGAGTTGATCGCCGAAGCACGTCGCTTCATGCTGAATCTTTCCACCATTGCCGGCTTGCGTGCCGCCTTGCAGTTTCCGTTTTCTTTGCTGGGAACGAGTTTCAAAAGGCCCAATTCGCAAACCAAACCCGGGGATACATAA
- a CDS encoding DUF2461 domain-containing protein — protein MSYFTPEYLKFFRGLAKNNSKAWFEANRERYENEVKKPFTVFVEQLIARIHAEDTEVRISAKEAIFRINRDVRFSKDKTPYKTHMAALISPAGRADHETPGFYLQFGADMVMLAGGVYTPANESVYRIRRAIVNHPKEFQALLRDKDFKKKYVTLQGEKNKVLPSEFKEAALQQPLLANKQFYYAAELEAETILKKNLPEFLMQYCRAGRGMNAFLKRALGK, from the coding sequence ATGAGTTATTTCACACCGGAGTACTTGAAATTTTTTCGCGGCCTGGCGAAGAACAACAGCAAAGCCTGGTTCGAAGCCAACCGGGAACGTTATGAAAACGAGGTCAAAAAGCCTTTTACCGTCTTTGTCGAGCAACTGATCGCGCGCATTCATGCCGAAGATACCGAGGTCAGAATCTCGGCAAAAGAGGCGATTTTCCGGATCAATCGCGACGTTCGTTTTTCCAAGGACAAAACGCCCTACAAAACGCATATGGCGGCGCTCATTTCACCCGCCGGCCGCGCCGATCATGAAACGCCCGGGTTCTATTTGCAATTCGGGGCAGACATGGTGATGCTCGCGGGCGGCGTGTATACGCCGGCAAACGAAAGTGTTTATCGCATTCGGCGGGCCATCGTGAATCATCCCAAAGAATTCCAGGCATTGCTGCGAGACAAGGACTTCAAGAAAAAATATGTGACGCTGCAGGGCGAAAAGAATAAAGTACTGCCCAGCGAATTCAAAGAAGCGGCGTTGCAGCAACCGTTGCTTGCCAACAAACAATTTTATTATGCCGCCGAGCTGGAGGCCGAAACAATTCTCAAGAAAAATTTGCCGGAATTCTTGATGCAGTATTGCCGCGCC